Below is a window of Chryseobacterium indicum DNA.
AAAAATCTTATATCTTACAGCAACACCAGATCAGCAAATTCATAAAATAGGATTTATATTATGGGCTGAAAACAGCAGTCTGGAAAAATATTACATCCCAACAGACAGGGGAATCTTCATTCAATCTAAAGATTTTGATTATGTAATTGACATTTTTAAAGCTGCCGATTCTGAAACGTTTGACATCACAGGTCATAACCGATATAAAAATGAAACGATGAGAAAAATTGTAAATCAGATCGCAAGATTACCTGTAGAAACAGCGGATGAAGAATTATTTTTACGAAATCTGATTAAATGGTTCAATTCCAAACTGAGATTCGCAGAAGAAATCGTAGTGTATGGGAATCTATAAACATTCAACTTGCAAAATCCTCATTTAAGAATTCAGAATTAAATTAAAAATTAATACAAATAAATCACACACATCATGTCAAACATCGGACTTATTATAGAAGAAAAATCTGCGGACATCGGAAACTTTCTTGTGGGAAGATTATTGCCTTTCCGTGAAAAAAGAGCAGTCGGACCTTTCGTTTTTATCGATCATATGGGACCATCCGACTTAAAAGATTATCAGAATCTTGATGTTCCGCCGCATCCGCACATCGGGCTTTCAACATTAACGTATCTTCTGGAAGGATCTATTTTTCACAGAGACAGCATCGGAAGTGCTTTGGAAATAAAACCGGGAGCTGTAAACTGGATGACTGCCGGAAAAGGTGTGGTACACTCTGAAAGAACTCCGGAATACCTGCGGCATTCTGACAAAAGACTTCACGGATTCCAGATCTGGGTAGGGCTTCCGAAACATCTGGAACAGTCTGAACCCACATTCCACCACATTGAAGCAGATGAAATTCCGGTTTGGGAAGAAGACGGAATTCAGTATAAATTAATTGCAGGAGAAGCTTTTGGAAAAAAATCGCCGGTTCCGGTTCACAGTAAGCTGTTTTTTATTGAAATTAAAACCAAAGAAGCAAAAAAGATCAGCATCGGAAAAGATCTTTACGGAGAAGCTGCCATGTATGTTCTGGACGGAACTGTTTCTACTGACGGAAATTCTTACGGATCTAAGCAACTGATGATAGCTAAAAACACCCAACTCTGCGAATTTGACATGAGCGAAAACGGAACGGTTTATCTTTTCGGCGGCGAACCATTTGAAGAAGAGCGGTTTATATTCTGGAATTTTGTAAATTCCGAAAAAGAACTGATCGATCAGGCAAAAGTGAACTGGCACGACCAAAACCACGATGCTTTTCCTTTGGTTCCGGGGGATGAAAATGAATATGTACCGCTTCCGAAAGCTATTTTAAACAGAAAACCATAACAATTTAAAATCATACATGATGAAAATATTAGCATTTGCAGGAAGTACGTCTTCCACTTCCATCAACAGGGAACTTGTAAAATTTGTTCTAAAAGATTTTAAGGACGAAGAAATCAACCTGATTGATCTGAATGATTTTGATATGCCTGTTTTTTCCGTAGATCGTGAAAAGAAAGGCTTTCCGGAAGAAGCACACCACTTTTTGAAAGCGATAGAAGAATGTGATGTTATTATCTGTTCGCTAGCAGAACACAACAGATCGTACAGCGCCGCTTTTAAAAACGTTTTCGACTGGGCTTCAAGAATCAACGTGAAGGTTTTTCAGGACAAGCCGATGTTTCTGATGTCTACTTCTCCGGGAGGTTACGGCGGCGGAAATGTGATGAACACGGCAAAAATATTTTTCCCGAATTTCGGAGCGGATATCAAAGAAACTTTTTCGCTTCCTAAATTTTATGAAAATTTTGATCTGGAAAGCGGTGTCATTAATCCTGAAATGCTGAAAGAGCTGAACAATAAAGTGGAAAATTTCAAAAATACGATCCGCAAATAATGACCAAAGGAAGATTAGAAGCCTTCAGTGACGGGGTTCTTGCGATCATCATCACGATTATGGTACTGGAACTGAAAGTTCCGGAAGGAAACGACTGGCAAAGCCTGAAACCGCTTATCCCGAAATTTCTGGCATATATTTTCAGCTTTCTGTATGTAGGAATTTACTGGAACAATCATCATCATCTTTTTCAGGCAGTGAAAAAAGTAAACGGAAAAATTCTTTGGGCAAATCTTCATCTTCTGTTCTGGCTTTCCTTAATGCCTTTTGCAACGGAATGGATCGGAGAAACACATTTTGCCAAAAATCCTGTAGCCACTTACGGATTCGGACTGGGACTTTGTGCGATTGCCTATACGATTCTGGAAAATGCGATCATAAAATCCGAAGGGGAAAGCTCTAAAC
It encodes the following:
- a CDS encoding pirin family protein, whose translation is MSNIGLIIEEKSADIGNFLVGRLLPFREKRAVGPFVFIDHMGPSDLKDYQNLDVPPHPHIGLSTLTYLLEGSIFHRDSIGSALEIKPGAVNWMTAGKGVVHSERTPEYLRHSDKRLHGFQIWVGLPKHLEQSEPTFHHIEADEIPVWEEDGIQYKLIAGEAFGKKSPVPVHSKLFFIEIKTKEAKKISIGKDLYGEAAMYVLDGTVSTDGNSYGSKQLMIAKNTQLCEFDMSENGTVYLFGGEPFEEERFIFWNFVNSEKELIDQAKVNWHDQNHDAFPLVPGDENEYVPLPKAILNRKP
- a CDS encoding NADPH-dependent FMN reductase; the protein is MKILAFAGSTSSTSINRELVKFVLKDFKDEEINLIDLNDFDMPVFSVDREKKGFPEEAHHFLKAIEECDVIICSLAEHNRSYSAAFKNVFDWASRINVKVFQDKPMFLMSTSPGGYGGGNVMNTAKIFFPNFGADIKETFSLPKFYENFDLESGVINPEMLKELNNKVENFKNTIRK
- a CDS encoding TMEM175 family protein, whose product is MTKGRLEAFSDGVLAIIITIMVLELKVPEGNDWQSLKPLIPKFLAYIFSFLYVGIYWNNHHHLFQAVKKVNGKILWANLHLLFWLSLMPFATEWIGETHFAKNPVATYGFGLGLCAIAYTILENAIIKSEGESSKLKQAIASRFKENASIVLYVSGIIVSFIYPYIAVALYYTVALLWLIPDRRIEKTLNEN